The Paramisgurnus dabryanus chromosome 6, PD_genome_1.1, whole genome shotgun sequence genome has a window encoding:
- the eeig2a gene encoding EEIG family member 2 isoform X3 — MSFMMMRKKRFKFKVDVELEELSSVPYVNGVLFCKVRLTDGGFSQESSREPVVANCVNWKKMFSFLCKMNANAVTGVLDPCVLRVSVRKELKGGKTFAKLGYADLNLAEFAGSGNTTRHCLLEGYNTKNTRQDNSILKVVISMQLMSGDPCFKTPPSTAMTTGFPGDTEMCLHEDRRGETQKTTHICTETQRKGTGGHGSVPDELGKCGHSRTSSYASQHSKVSGPCSSRYSTDHSRSSSLTELSHRRNLSVGSASTGIGSLPEPSDDKESRPRACTPVPHHLTPSHSASRYPVKQDSVESQLKRVDATRVDADDIIETILQGQDFSHSILDSSAEEEGLRLFIGPGGSTALGSQHTRVGPSAFEQVVIKR, encoded by the exons ATGTCTTTTATGATGATGAGGAAGAAGAGGTTCAAGTTTAAAGTGGATGTGGAGCTGGAGGAGTTGTCATCTGTCCCTTATGTGAACGGGGTTCTCTTCTGTAAAGTCCGACTGACTGACGGAGGGTTTTCACAAGAGTCATCGAG GGAGCCGGTTGTGGCTAACTGTGTTAATTGGAAGAAAATgttctcatttttatgtaaaatgaATGCTAACGCGGTGACAGGGGTGCTGGACCCATGTGTGCTCCGAGTATCTGTAAGAAAG GAGCTGAAAGGTGGCAAGACGTTTGCAAAG CTCGGCTATGCTGATTTAAACCTGGCTGAATTTGCCGGCTCAGGAAACACGACACGACACTGTCTACTAGAGGGAtataacacaaaaaacacacGACAGGACAACTCTATACtgaag GTGGTTATTAGTATGCAGCTAATGTCAGGTGATCCATGCTTTAAAAC GCCTCCATCCACTGCAATGACCACTGGTTTTCCTGGAGATACAGAGATGTGTCTTCATGAAGACAGAAGAGGAGAGACACAGAAAACAACTCACATCTGTACAG AAACTCAAAGAAAAGGCACCGGTGGTCATGGTTCTGTTCCTGATGAACTGGGAAAGTGTGGCCACTCGAGAACATCCAGCTATGCCAGCCAGCACTCCAAGGTCTCAGGTCCGTGTTCATCGC GTTACAGTACAGATCACTCACGTTCATCTAGCTTGACGGAGCTCTCCCATAGAAGGAACTTATCGGTGGGCAGTGCCTCCACGGGGATCGGCAGCCTACCAGAGCCCAGTGATGATAAAGAGTCCCGCCCACGGGCCTGTACCCCAGTGCCACATCACCTTACACCATCACACAGTGCCAGCAG GTACCCTGTAAAGCAAGACTCGGTCGAGTCTCAGCTAAAGAGAGTGGACGCTACAAGAGTGGACGCTGATGATATCATTGAGACGATCTTACAGGGACAAGACTTTAGCCACAGTATACTGGACTCTAGTGCTGAAG
- the eeig2a gene encoding EEIG family member 2 isoform X2, producing the protein MSFMMMRKKRFKFKVDVELEELSSVPYVNGVLFCKVRLTDGGFSQESSREPVVANCVNWKKMFSFLCKMNANAVTGVLDPCVLRVSVRKGLRTSLRFLEVLNNLLDFFIKELKGGKTFAKLGYADLNLAEFAGSGNTTRHCLLEGYNTKNTRQDNSILKVVISMQLMSGDPCFKTPPSTAMTTGFPGDTEMCLHEDRRGETQKTTHICTETQRKGTGGHGSVPDELGKCGHSRTSSYASQHSKVSGYSTDHSRSSSLTELSHRRNLSVGSASTGIGSLPEPSDDKESRPRACTPVPHHLTPSHSASRYPVKQDSVESQLKRVDATRVDADDIIETILQGQDFSHSILDSSAEEEGLRLFIGPGGSTALGSQHTRVGPSAFEQVVIKR; encoded by the exons ATGTCTTTTATGATGATGAGGAAGAAGAGGTTCAAGTTTAAAGTGGATGTGGAGCTGGAGGAGTTGTCATCTGTCCCTTATGTGAACGGGGTTCTCTTCTGTAAAGTCCGACTGACTGACGGAGGGTTTTCACAAGAGTCATCGAG GGAGCCGGTTGTGGCTAACTGTGTTAATTGGAAGAAAATgttctcatttttatgtaaaatgaATGCTAACGCGGTGACAGGGGTGCTGGACCCATGTGTGCTCCGAGTATCTGTAAGAAAG GGGCTTCGTACAAGCTTGAGGTTTCTTGaggttttaaataatttattggaTTTCTTTATTAAGGAGCTGAAAGGTGGCAAGACGTTTGCAAAG CTCGGCTATGCTGATTTAAACCTGGCTGAATTTGCCGGCTCAGGAAACACGACACGACACTGTCTACTAGAGGGAtataacacaaaaaacacacGACAGGACAACTCTATACtgaag GTGGTTATTAGTATGCAGCTAATGTCAGGTGATCCATGCTTTAAAAC GCCTCCATCCACTGCAATGACCACTGGTTTTCCTGGAGATACAGAGATGTGTCTTCATGAAGACAGAAGAGGAGAGACACAGAAAACAACTCACATCTGTACAG AAACTCAAAGAAAAGGCACCGGTGGTCATGGTTCTGTTCCTGATGAACTGGGAAAGTGTGGCCACTCGAGAACATCCAGCTATGCCAGCCAGCACTCCAAGGTCTCAG GTTACAGTACAGATCACTCACGTTCATCTAGCTTGACGGAGCTCTCCCATAGAAGGAACTTATCGGTGGGCAGTGCCTCCACGGGGATCGGCAGCCTACCAGAGCCCAGTGATGATAAAGAGTCCCGCCCACGGGCCTGTACCCCAGTGCCACATCACCTTACACCATCACACAGTGCCAGCAG GTACCCTGTAAAGCAAGACTCGGTCGAGTCTCAGCTAAAGAGAGTGGACGCTACAAGAGTGGACGCTGATGATATCATTGAGACGATCTTACAGGGACAAGACTTTAGCCACAGTATACTGGACTCTAGTGCTGAAG
- the LOC135767208 gene encoding uncharacterized protein produces MRDEMDLMCCKSVGTDLSMLDIDDFIKEISQLKKEVALLETKLRLRGDEGLKREDVDCCESSVYVTDDGSLDSVWMSRDQSRTPQPLLDSKLSEEKSRHTQDSELSLTLLCYTESKPTDTQDTTVCDSKQSLQEDQTSTESLDSVCNAGEQQQILQTKLKMCSVKLIDCRNIMMKMKTEPTGEKCRTDDDLVPSDMKTELCLDGEITSSRSEERLTTETEQKISFPTLQEKKLNSEECREKKKQKKKKQEFHCEQCGIHIFATTSYIKAHMRTHNNKKLFHCTECDKYYISKQTLSVHKRYHTGEKTFKCPHCEKRFSHESHLKRHELLHTNERPYQCSECGKSFKVLGSLKLHKQIHSEEKLYQCSHCDKGFYQKVQLTVHERIHTGEKPYVCSHCGKSFSNPSNFSIHQRVHTGEKPHRCNVCGRSFSRHSVLVLHLRTHTGEKPFKCSQCDKTFTQSGSLKLHQRLHTGEKPYVCSICGKGFYESRHLTVHQRVHTGEKPYHCVCGMSFSQQANFLSHQRIHTGEKPFKCSQCDKTFTQSGSLKSHRRLHTGEKPYVCSICGERFTNAQPLKTHKKKHTEKETTIESS; encoded by the exons ATGAGAGATGAGATGGACTTaatgtgctgtaaatcagtaggaactgatctgtccatgctggatattgatgatttcatcaaagaaatctctcagctgaagaaagaggtggcgttactggagacAAAGCTCAGGTTAAGAGGAGATGAAGGACTGAAGAGAGAG GATGTGGATTGTTGTGAATCTTCAGTGTATGTGACTGATGATGGGAGTCTGGATTCAGTGTGGATGAGCAGAGATCAGAGCCGCACACCACAGCCACTGCTGGACTCTAAACTCTCTGAAGAGAAATCCAGACACACACAGGACTCTGAGCTCAGTCTCACTTTACTCTGTTATACTGAGTCAAAGCCCACAGACACTcaggacactacagtgtgtgacagtaaacagagcttacaggaggatcaaacctccacagagtctctggattctgtctgtaacgctggagaacaacagcagatcctgcagaccaaactgaagatgtgttcagtcaaacTCATCGACTGCAGGAACATCATGATGAAGATGAAAACTGAACCTACAGGAGAGAAATGTCGCACTGATGATGATCTTGTTCCTTcag ATATGAAGACTGAATTATGTTTGGATGGAGAAATAACGTCCTCAAGATCAGAAGAGCGACTGACAACAGAAACAGAGCAGAAAATCAGCTTTCCTACCTTGCAAGAGAAAAAGCTAAATTCAGAagagtgcagagagaaaaagaagcagaagaagaagaagcaggaGTTTCACTGTGAGCAGTGTGGGATACATATTTTTGCAACTACATCTTATATAAAAGCTCACATGAGGacacacaataataaaaagCTTTTCCACTGCACTGAATGTGACAAATATTACATCAGCAAACAAACTCTTAGTGTTCATAAGAGATATCACACAGGAGAAAAAACTTTCAAGTGTCCTCACTGTGAGAAGAGATTCAGCCACGAATCTCATCTGAAGAGACATGAGCTTTTACACACCAATGAGAGACCGTATCAGTGCAGTGAATGTGGAAAATCCTTTAAGGTTTTAGGCtccttaaaattacataaacaaATACACAGTGAGGAGAAACTCTATCAATGTTCACATTGTGATAAAGGTTTTTATCAGAAAGTTCAGCTGACAGTCCATGAGAGAATTCACacaggagagaaaccttacgtctgctctcATTGTGGTAAGAGCTTCTCTAATCCATCAAATTTCAGTATTCATCAAAGAgttcacacaggagaaaaaccTCATCGCTGTAATGTTTGTGGGAGGAGTTTCAGTCGGCATTCAGTTTTAGTGTTACACctgagaactcatacaggtgaaaaacctttcaaatgctctcagtgtgacaagacgtttaCTCAGTCAGGTTCCTTAAAACTCCACCAGAGACTTCACacaggagagaaaccttacgtctgctcgATCTGTGGAAAGGGCTTCTACGAGTCACGACATTTGACagttcatcagagagttcatacaggAGAAAAACCTTATCACTGTGTTTGCGGGATGAGTTTTAGTCAACAGGCAAATTTTCTGTCGCACCAGAGAATTCACAcgggtgaaaaacctttcaaatgctctcagtgtgacaagacgtttaCTCAGTCAGGTTCCTTAAAATCCCATCGGAGACTTCACacaggagagaaaccttacgtctgctcgatctgtggagagagattcACTAATGCACAACCTCTTAAGACTCACAAGAAGAAACATACTGAAAAAGAAACTACTATTGAATCATCGTAG
- the eeig2a gene encoding EEIG family member 2 isoform X4, with product MSFMMMRKKRFKFKVDVELEELSSVPYVNGVLFCKVRLTDGGFSQESSREPVVANCVNWKKMFSFLCKMNANAVTGVLDPCVLRVSVRKELKGGKTFAKLGYADLNLAEFAGSGNTTRHCLLEGYNTKNTRQDNSILKVVISMQLMSGDPCFKTPPSTAMTTGFPGDTEMCLHEDRRGETQKTTHICTETQRKGTGGHGSVPDELGKCGHSRTSSYASQHSKVSGYSTDHSRSSSLTELSHRRNLSVGSASTGIGSLPEPSDDKESRPRACTPVPHHLTPSHSASRYPVKQDSVESQLKRVDATRVDADDIIETILQGQDFSHSILDSSAEEEGLRLFIGPGGSTALGSQHTRVGPSAFEQVVIKR from the exons ATGTCTTTTATGATGATGAGGAAGAAGAGGTTCAAGTTTAAAGTGGATGTGGAGCTGGAGGAGTTGTCATCTGTCCCTTATGTGAACGGGGTTCTCTTCTGTAAAGTCCGACTGACTGACGGAGGGTTTTCACAAGAGTCATCGAG GGAGCCGGTTGTGGCTAACTGTGTTAATTGGAAGAAAATgttctcatttttatgtaaaatgaATGCTAACGCGGTGACAGGGGTGCTGGACCCATGTGTGCTCCGAGTATCTGTAAGAAAG GAGCTGAAAGGTGGCAAGACGTTTGCAAAG CTCGGCTATGCTGATTTAAACCTGGCTGAATTTGCCGGCTCAGGAAACACGACACGACACTGTCTACTAGAGGGAtataacacaaaaaacacacGACAGGACAACTCTATACtgaag GTGGTTATTAGTATGCAGCTAATGTCAGGTGATCCATGCTTTAAAAC GCCTCCATCCACTGCAATGACCACTGGTTTTCCTGGAGATACAGAGATGTGTCTTCATGAAGACAGAAGAGGAGAGACACAGAAAACAACTCACATCTGTACAG AAACTCAAAGAAAAGGCACCGGTGGTCATGGTTCTGTTCCTGATGAACTGGGAAAGTGTGGCCACTCGAGAACATCCAGCTATGCCAGCCAGCACTCCAAGGTCTCAG GTTACAGTACAGATCACTCACGTTCATCTAGCTTGACGGAGCTCTCCCATAGAAGGAACTTATCGGTGGGCAGTGCCTCCACGGGGATCGGCAGCCTACCAGAGCCCAGTGATGATAAAGAGTCCCGCCCACGGGCCTGTACCCCAGTGCCACATCACCTTACACCATCACACAGTGCCAGCAG GTACCCTGTAAAGCAAGACTCGGTCGAGTCTCAGCTAAAGAGAGTGGACGCTACAAGAGTGGACGCTGATGATATCATTGAGACGATCTTACAGGGACAAGACTTTAGCCACAGTATACTGGACTCTAGTGCTGAAG
- the eeig2a gene encoding EEIG family member 2 isoform X1, translated as MSFMMMRKKRFKFKVDVELEELSSVPYVNGVLFCKVRLTDGGFSQESSREPVVANCVNWKKMFSFLCKMNANAVTGVLDPCVLRVSVRKGLRTSLRFLEVLNNLLDFFIKELKGGKTFAKLGYADLNLAEFAGSGNTTRHCLLEGYNTKNTRQDNSILKVVISMQLMSGDPCFKTPPSTAMTTGFPGDTEMCLHEDRRGETQKTTHICTETQRKGTGGHGSVPDELGKCGHSRTSSYASQHSKVSGPCSSRYSTDHSRSSSLTELSHRRNLSVGSASTGIGSLPEPSDDKESRPRACTPVPHHLTPSHSASRYPVKQDSVESQLKRVDATRVDADDIIETILQGQDFSHSILDSSAEEEGLRLFIGPGGSTALGSQHTRVGPSAFEQVVIKR; from the exons ATGTCTTTTATGATGATGAGGAAGAAGAGGTTCAAGTTTAAAGTGGATGTGGAGCTGGAGGAGTTGTCATCTGTCCCTTATGTGAACGGGGTTCTCTTCTGTAAAGTCCGACTGACTGACGGAGGGTTTTCACAAGAGTCATCGAG GGAGCCGGTTGTGGCTAACTGTGTTAATTGGAAGAAAATgttctcatttttatgtaaaatgaATGCTAACGCGGTGACAGGGGTGCTGGACCCATGTGTGCTCCGAGTATCTGTAAGAAAG GGGCTTCGTACAAGCTTGAGGTTTCTTGaggttttaaataatttattggaTTTCTTTATTAAGGAGCTGAAAGGTGGCAAGACGTTTGCAAAG CTCGGCTATGCTGATTTAAACCTGGCTGAATTTGCCGGCTCAGGAAACACGACACGACACTGTCTACTAGAGGGAtataacacaaaaaacacacGACAGGACAACTCTATACtgaag GTGGTTATTAGTATGCAGCTAATGTCAGGTGATCCATGCTTTAAAAC GCCTCCATCCACTGCAATGACCACTGGTTTTCCTGGAGATACAGAGATGTGTCTTCATGAAGACAGAAGAGGAGAGACACAGAAAACAACTCACATCTGTACAG AAACTCAAAGAAAAGGCACCGGTGGTCATGGTTCTGTTCCTGATGAACTGGGAAAGTGTGGCCACTCGAGAACATCCAGCTATGCCAGCCAGCACTCCAAGGTCTCAGGTCCGTGTTCATCGC GTTACAGTACAGATCACTCACGTTCATCTAGCTTGACGGAGCTCTCCCATAGAAGGAACTTATCGGTGGGCAGTGCCTCCACGGGGATCGGCAGCCTACCAGAGCCCAGTGATGATAAAGAGTCCCGCCCACGGGCCTGTACCCCAGTGCCACATCACCTTACACCATCACACAGTGCCAGCAG GTACCCTGTAAAGCAAGACTCGGTCGAGTCTCAGCTAAAGAGAGTGGACGCTACAAGAGTGGACGCTGATGATATCATTGAGACGATCTTACAGGGACAAGACTTTAGCCACAGTATACTGGACTCTAGTGCTGAAG